A single genomic interval of Zingiber officinale cultivar Zhangliang chromosome 4A, Zo_v1.1, whole genome shotgun sequence harbors:
- the LOC121969397 gene encoding ABC transporter B family member 1-like isoform X2: MSGQQQLQQAFEQEEVMKRVALVEKWSQPELQAFHLPSPSRPPSHPKGGDMLVAEGVERVGGGDSLASVYEMGAANAKTEEQPPPQLTAAPPSAGNDGQEDKKPESPAQTVGFVELFRFADGLDCALMAVGTVGAIVHGCSLPIFLRFFADLVNSFGSNTDDPSTMASEVAKYAFYFLVVGAAIWLSSWAEISCWMWTGERQSTKMRIVYLEAALNQDVRYFDTGVRTSDVVFAINAEAVMVQDAISEKLGNFIHYMATFVSGFVIGFTAAWQLALVTLAVVPLIAVIGGMHTAALAKLSSKSQDALSQANNIAEQALAQVRTVQSFVGESRVLQAYSAALGVAQKIGYRSGFSKGLGLGATYFTVFCCYALLLWYGGFLVRHHHTNGGLAISTMFAVMIGGIALGQSAPSVVAFAKARVAAAKIYQTIERRPSIDRKNDSGIELGAITGLVELKNVDFAYPSRPDVPVLQDFSLTVAAGKCIALVGSSGSGKSTVVSLVERFYDPTSGQILLDGQDIKSLKLKWLRQQIGLVSQEPALFATTIKENLLLGREGATQVEVEEAARVANAHSFIVKLPNGYDSHVGERGLQLSGGQKQRVAIARAMLKNPAILLLDEATSALDSESEKLVQEALDRFMIGRTTLVIAHRLSTIRKVDVVAVLHQGTVAEIGTHDELMTKGQSGLYAKLIRMQEQAHEAALINARKSSARLSSARNSVSSPIITRNSSYGRSPFSRRFSDFNVSEFGISVDTNHPMEHLAFRDQASSFLRLAKMNSPEWSYALVASVGSVVCGSMSAFFAYVLSTVLSAYYAQDYKYMRQEIRKYCYLMIGVSSAALLFNTVQHLFWDVVGENLTKRVREKMLASVLRNEIAWFDREENASARIARRLTSDAHNVRSAIGDRISVIVQNVSLLLVAFTAGFILEWRLAMVLVSVFPIVVVATVLQKMFITGFSGDLEGAHTKATQIAGEAVANIRTVAAFNSEAKITQLFATNLQAPLVRCFWKGQVAGSGFGVAQLFLYASYALGLWYASWLVKHGISDFSKTIRVFMILMVSANGVAEALSLAPDFIKGSCALRSVFELIDRQTEIEPDDPDATPLPGCIRGEERCSLLSARAAAGRAPSFRWSKGSTSRHRAACSSTGRT; this comes from the exons ATGTCGGGGCAGCAACAGCTGCAGCAGGCTTTTGAGCAGGAGGAGGTGATGAAGCGGGTGGCGTTGGTGGAGAAATGGAGCCAACCTGAGCTCCAGGCCTTCCACCTCCCGTCCCCTTCCCGTCCTCCTTCCCACCCAAAAGGCGGCGACATGTTGGTCGCCGAAGGGGTAGAAAGAGTCGGTGGCGGTGACTCCCTTGCCTCTGTCTATGAGATGGGGGCCGCCAATGCCAAGACGGAGGAACAACCTCCGCCGCAATTGACTGCGGCACCTCCATCGGCCGGGAATGATGGCCAGGAAGACAAGAAGCCTGAGTCGCCGGCGCAGACGGTGGGATTCGTTGAGCTGTTCCGGTTCGCCGATGGGCTCGACTGCGCGCTGATGGCCGTCGGCACCGTCGGAGCCATCGTCCATGGGTGCTCCCTTCCCATATTCCTCCGCTTCTTCGCCGATCTGGTCAATTCGTTCGGATCCAACACTGACGATCCCAGCACCATGGCCAGCGAGGTCGCCAAG TATGCATTCTACTTCCTCGTTGTCGGCGCGGCGATTTGGTTGTCTTCCTGGGCCG AGATATCGTGTTGGATGTGGACGGGGGAACGGCAATCCACCAAGATGAGGATCGTGTACCTGGAAGCAGCGCTGAACCAGGACGTCCGCTACTTCGACACCGGGGTGCGCACCTCCGACGTCGTCTTCGCCATCAACGCCGAGGCGGTCATGGTGCAGGACGCCATAAGCGAGAAG CTTGGGAACTTCATCCACTACATGGCGACCTTCGTGTCCGGCTTTGTGATAGGGTTCACAGCGGCGTGGCAGCTCGCGCTCGTCACGCTCGCCGTCGTTCCGCTCATCGCCGTCATCGGCGGCATGCACACTGCCGCACTAGCCAAGCTGTCGTCCAAGAGCCAGGACGCCCTCTCCCAGGCCAACAACATCGCGGAGCAGGCGCTTGCCCAGGTAAGGACCGTGCAATCCTTCGTCGGCGAGTCGAGAGTCCTCCAAGCCTACTCTGCCGCGCTCGGAGTAGCTCAGAAGATTGGCTACCGGAGCGGATTCTCCAAAGGCCTTGGCTTGGGCGCGACCTACTTCACAGTCTTCTGCTGCTACGCCTTGCTTCTATGGTACGGAGGGTTTCTCGTGCGCCACCACCACACCAATGGCGGACTAGCCATCTCCACCATGTTCGCCGTCATGATCGGAGGAAT AGCTCTTGGGCAATCAGCTCCGAGCGTAGTAGCATTTGCGAAAGCAAGGGTGGCAGCAGCAAAGATTTACCAAACGATTGAGCGAAGGCCAAGCATCGACCGGAAGAACGACTCTGGGATCGAGTTGGGTGCCATTACAGGGCTGGTGGAGTTGAAGAACGTGGATTTTGCTTACCCATCAAGGCCCGATGTCCCTGTACTCCAGGATTTCTCGCTCACTGTTGCTGCAGGTAAGTGCATCGCATTAGTTGGAAGCAGCGGCTCTGGGAAGAGCACCGTGGTTTCGCTCGTTGAAAGATTCTACGATCCCACTTCAG GACAAATTCTACTTGATGGACAAGACATCAAATCTCTGAAGCTAAAGTGGCTCAGGCAACAAATTGGGCTAGTGAGCCAAGAGCCTGCTCTCTTTGCAACCACCATCAAGGAGAATCTTCTCCTTGGCAGGGAAGGTGCCACACAAGTAGAGGTAGAAGAAGCTGCCAGAGTTGCAAATGCTCACTCTTTCATTGTGAAGCTACCAAATGGCTATGATTCCCAT GTTGGAGAGAGAGGGCTGCAGCTCTCTGGTGGCCAAAAGCAACGTGTTGCTATCGCCAGAGCAATGCTAAAGAATCCTGCAATTCTTCTACTAGATGAGGCAACTAGTGCCCTTGATTCTGAGTCTGAGAAACTCGTGCAAGAAGCTCTTGACCGATTCATGATCGGTCGCACCACGCTTGTAATTGCGCACCGTCTGTCAACCATCCGCAAGGTCGATGTTGTTGCAGTTCTTCATCAAGGGACCGTCGCAGAGATTGGCACACATGATGAACTCATGACGAAAGGTCAGAGTGGACTCTACGCAAAGCTAATTCGCATGCAGGAGCAGGCACATGAGGCAGCTCTCATCAATGCCAGGAAGAGCAGTGCAAG GCTTTCAAGTGCTAGAAATTCAGTGAGCTCCCCAATTATTACCAGGAACTCATCGTATGGCCGATCCCCATTTTCCCGTCGTTTCTCCGACTTCAATGTATCTGAATTCGGCATCTCAGTCGATACAAACCACCCAATGGAGCATCTTGCATTTCGAGACCAGGCTAGCTCATTCTTGCGTCTTGCGAAGATGAACTCACCAGAATGGTCGTACGCCCTAGTAGCTTCAGTCGGTTCCGTGGTGTGCGGTTCCATGAGTGCTTTCTTTGCATATGTCCTTAGCACGGTTCTTAGTGCTTACTATGCTCAGGATTACAAGTACATGCGTCAGGAGATTAGGAAATATTGCTACCTCATGATCGGTGTTTCATCTGCAGCTTTGCTCTTCAACACTGTGCAGCATCTCTTCTGGGATGTGGTAGGGGAAAATTTAACCAAACGTGTCCGGGAGAAGATGCTTGCATCTGTTCTCCGAAACGAGATCGCATGGTTCGACAGAGAGGAGAACGCCAGTGCTAGGATTGCACGTAGGCTGACATCGGATGCTCACAATGTGCGATCTGCAATCGGAGATCGTATATCAGTCATCGTGCAGAATGTCTCACTGTTGCTTGTGGCCTTCACTGCTGGATTCATCCTTGAATGGCGGCTAGCCATGGTTCTTGTCTCTGTTTTTCCGATCGTGGTCGTTGCGACAGTTCTTCAG AAAATGTTCATAACGGGCTTCTCAGGGGACCTTGAAGGAGCTCACACCAAGGCCACACAGATCGCCGGCGAGGCCGTGGCCAACATCCGGACAGTTGCAGCTTTCAATTCAGAAGCAAAGATCACCCAACTATTCGCAACCAACTTGCAGGCTCCGCTCGTTCGCTGCTTTTGGAAGGGTCAAGTAGCAGGGAGTGGATTCGGTGTCGCTCAGTTGTTCTTGTATGCTTCGTATGCCCTCGGTTTATGGTACGCTTCATGGCTCGTGAAGCATGGGATATCAGATTTCTCCAAGACAATTCGCGTGTTCATGATCCTCATGGTCTCAGCTAACGGTGTCGCCGAGGCCCTCTCCCTCGCACCTGACTTCATCAAGGGCAGCTGCGCCCTGCGATCCGTGTTCGAGCTGATCGACCGCCAAACCGAAATTGAGCCTGATGATCCCGACGCCACTCCTCTACCTGGCTGCATCCGTGGCGAG GAAAGATGCTCGCTCTTGTCGGCCCGAGCGGCTGCGGGAAGAGCTCCGTCATTTCGTTGGTCCAAAGGTTCTACGAGCCGACATCGGGCCGCGTGCTCATCGACGGGAAGGACATAA
- the LOC121969401 gene encoding uncharacterized protein LOC121969401 — protein MADGGLHRSLTGTGRSAAVSAEDGDRLPNLVGRSAVRKRLSDITNTASAGTSAMASAVIEEGKFMDVSSKDCVSQLMMENTNLLKLLAEKNKLIELSDTELKKLQNKLHKSNQQNRHLARVNSDMFAANLGSEDSHRHLKLMGDLGQIVPMEYNPRDENSIKVVMAKANVVINLIGREYETRNYSFEEVNHAMAEQLAAIAKDHGGITRFIQVSCLGASSSSLLEC, from the exons ATGGCGGACGGAGGTCTTCATCGCTCGCTGACTGGCACCGGTAGAAGCGCTGCAG TGAGCGCAGAGGACGGAGATAGGTTACCGAACTTGGTTGGCCGCTCTGCTGTTCGGAAAAGATTGTCCGATATCACTAACACGGCGAGTGCGGGGACGTCCGCAATGGCAAGCGCCGTAATCGAGGAGGGAAAGTTCATGGATGTGAGCTCCAAGGACTGCGTCTCTCAGCTCATGATG GAAAATACTAACTTGTTGAAGCTTCTTGCAGAGAAAAA TAAACTAATAGAATTAAGCGACACTGAGTTGAAAAAACTTCAGAACAAGTTGCATAAAAGCAATCAACAGAACCGGCACTTGGCTCGGGTTAACTCTGATATGTTTGCGGCCAACTTG GGATCTGAGGATTCTCACAGGCATCTGAAGTTGATGGGTGACTTGGGTCAG ATTGTTCCCATGGAGTACAATCCAAGAGATGAGAATTCAATTAAAGTTGTCATGGCAAAGGCAAACGTGGTTATAAATTTGATTG GGAGAGAATATGAGACAAGGAACTACAGCTTTGAAGAAGTAAACCATGCGATGGCTGAACAACTTGCAGCG ATTGCTAAAGATCATGGTGGCATCACGAGATTCATACAAGTTTCATGCTTAGGAgcatcttcctcttctcttctagaATGTTGA